Genomic segment of Arachis stenosperma cultivar V10309 chromosome 4, arast.V10309.gnm1.PFL2, whole genome shotgun sequence:
tttcctaacaatcTCCCACTTGGGCTATACATATATTCTTTCTTGACATAATCACATCTTATAAACTTTATGCGCGCATCTGAATGCTATTTCTTTCATTACTTTAACAATCTGGTTCGTCTCATACATTAGATATGGAACTACCGCAGCTTTTATCACATTAATGTCGTGACTAAACCATGCCAATCACCATCCTAATATACTTAACGacatagatcaaatttggatgagtaATATGGAAATTACATGCCAAGTGATCTCATGCATGTCTATTTCCAACTGGTCCAACTTTAAAACTTTATTGAGATCAAACACAATACAAATATTACAAAATGAACATTTCATATAACATGAAATAAACCATCAACTTAATTCTGCAGAAATAACTCAATATCTGTCATAGGATATATAGCATAAAATAAACTCCTACTAAACCAAGGTATCACAAATATTGACACCCATCCAAGAAGTGTGCTTATGAAAGACTTGAGGGATCAATTCCTCGGTTAATAAGTTTGCTAGCATATACTCTGTTCCTATATATCCTATGGAAATCTGTTTTTCTTAAACTTTCTCTTTGACAACTAAGAACTTGATGTCTGTATGCTTCGATTTTGTCAAGCTCTTATCGTTGTTGGAGTATAGTATTACTGACTTATTGTCACAAAATATCTTTAATGACCTTTCAATATCATCTACTATACGAAGCTCAGTGACAAAGTTTCGCAACTATATGCCATAAAATCGAAATCAGAGTACCTAATGATCTCCCAAATTTTATGATATCCGAAAAATAAGCATGTAATCCTTTGTTCTCTTTAGATAACGCATTACGCATTTAACAGCTATCCAATGATCCATGCCCGGATTGCTCAAGTATTTACCCAACACTCCCACTATAAATGATATATCGGGACGTGTGCAGACTTGAGCATACATTAAGCTCCATAATGCTGATACATAAGGTTTATCATGCATTGCTGTCCTCTCAAGATTATTTTTAGGGCAATGCTTGATACTAAACTTGTCTCCTTTAGCTACGGGTGTGTTCATTGGTCTATAACTTTACATGCCATATCTACTTAAAAACTTTTCGATatagttcttttgtgataatccAAAAATATCTTGAGAGTGTTCTCTTAGTATCTCGATTCCTAATACAAAAGAGATATCACCAAGAATTTTCATTTCGAATTTGTTCGATAGAAATTTCTTAGTTTCATGCAACAAGCCTATATCGTTACTGACAAGtagaatgtcatcaacatataagataaaaaaatgtatttacTCCCACTGAACTTGCGGTATATACACTCATCTATGATATTTACCTCAAAACCATGAGGTAATGACTTGATGAACTTGTGATACCATTGACGAAAAGCTTGTTTAAGACCATAGAtggatttttttctttctctattGGATCTCCTTAACGAcacttcttgaggttgttgAGCTTGATATATGGATTGGGATTGAGGAGTATTCTCATTATTTTTCTGTGCTATAGTAGTATCTTGAGCAACAACAATATTCTTATTGTTCTTTTGTACTATAACTGGATCTACAGCAGGATTCTCATTGTGCTCTTGTACTATAACTGTATCTTAAACAATAATAGGCACAAGGTCCTAATCATTGTCAGTTATAGAATCCTCATCAAAAGCAACATTCCTAGTATTTTCTTCCCCCAAACTCAACATCCTCAATAAATCTCGCATTTCCCGTTTTAAAAATAGACCTTGATGCAGGATTGTAAAACTTGTACCACCATGAGCGCTCAGCGTAACCAACAAAGTAGCAGCTAATTTTTCTTgagtttaattttctttcatgCGACCTATAAGGTCACGCCTCAGCTGGACATCCCCAAATATGTAAATGCTTTATACTGGGCCTTTTCCCAATCCAAATTTCATATGGGATTTTGTTAACTGCTTTGCTTGGCACCCTATTAAGGATGTACACTGCAGTCTTTAAGGCTTCTTCCCAAAGTGATTCAGGTAAGGAAGAATGACTAATCATACTTCTCACCATGTCCTTAAGAGTTCGGTTCCTTCGCTCTGCAACACCATTCATGCTAGGTTTGCCTGGCATGGTGTATTGCGGAACAATACCACACTCTTCTAGGAAAAGAGCAAAAGGCCCGGAACGTTGCTCACCTGAACCGTCATATCTTCCGTAGTATTCACCACCACGATCAGATTTGAcagctttaattttctttccaagTTGAAGTTCAACTTCAGCTTTGAAAGACTTGAAAACATCCAAGACTTGGGACTTTTCATGAATTAAATATAGATACCCATAACGAGAGTAATCATCTATGAACATAATAAAGTACCGTTGTCCATTCTAAGAGACAATAGGGAATGGGCCACATATATTGGTATGTATCAGTTATAAGACATCTTTAGCTCTCTCGGCACCAAATTTCCTTTCGTTTGTCGTTTTCCCCTTTATGCACTCAATACAGACTTCAAAGTCCACCAAATTTAGGGGTCCAAGAATTCCATCCGACACGAGCTTCTGAATTCTCTGTTTAGAGATGTGACCTAGGCGTTTGTGCCATAATGATGTCGAATTCTCATTTAGTTTTCGCTTTGTATCCGTTTGCAGTATTtcattattatagaaatttaagTCAAGCCTATATAGATTATCCACCAAATGACCAGAGCAAATATTATTCGAATTATAGAAGAGACTGATTTTATTATCTCCGAACGAACAAAAATAATCTGATTTGTCCAAACAAGAAACAGAAACTAAATTTCGTCTAAATAATGGTACATAAAATGTCTCTAATAAATCCAAGTAAAATCCACTCGTGGAACATAATCTAAAGGTTCATATAACTTCAACTGCAACTATATTGCCGTCTGCCACATAGATGTATCTTTCAGCATCATTTGGCGGTCGGCTCCACAGGCAACCCTGCATAGTAACACTTACATGAGTAGTAGCAGCAGAATCTACCCACCAAGTATCAACAGGTGCATAACTTAAACTAGCCTCAGAACAAACGAAAGTAAGAATTATACCCTTCTTTACACACCAGGTGGCATATTTGGTACAATCCTTCTTCATGTGTCCCACCTTCTTACAGAAGAAACAAGTTGAAACTTGACTTTGTTTTTTAGCCTTTTTTTGCTAAGAAGGCACATCCGCAGTAGTATCACGCTTTCTTTTATACTGAGAAGATGAAGCCATGTGAGCAATTTCAGTCATATCTTGCTGTAGcctctcttcttcttgcacACAGTGAGATATAAGCTCATTTAAGGACCAAGTATCCTTCAGAGTGTTATAACTCACTTTGAATTGCCCAAAGTGTGCAGGAAGGGAAATCAAAATGAAATGCACGAGTAAATCTTCAGACATCTCTAACTTTAGTGCTTTCAATTTTGAAGCAAGATGAGACATTTTCATAATGTATTCCCTTATGTTCCCTTTACCTTTATACCTCATGGAGACAAGTTTGCTCAAAAGACTACTTGCCTCCGCCTTTTTATTCTTAGTAAAGAATTTTTCAACATCCTTTAGGAA
This window contains:
- the LOC130975679 gene encoding uncharacterized protein LOC130975679, producing the protein MALATNVSSQISSIPMLNGTNFKVWKNTVEIVLGCMDLDIALREEKPISTPKNLNEVKIEKWERSNRMSIMIMKRSIPEAFRGSITEDKDAKQFLKDVEKFFTKNKKAEASSLLSKLVSMRYKGKGNIREYIMKMSHLASKLKALKLEMSEDLLVHFILISLPAHFGQFKVSYNTLKDTWSLNELISHCVQEEERLQQDMTEIAHMASSSQYKRKRDTTADVPS